From Triticum aestivum cultivar Chinese Spring chromosome 7B, IWGSC CS RefSeq v2.1, whole genome shotgun sequence:
TATCGTGATTAGAAGATCTTGATACCAAGTACACTGTTATATCTAAGCAAGCTGCAGGTGTAGGAGGCATCATCTAAAGTACCAGAGCATGGGAAAAATAACATTACCTTGCAAATGATCTTGGAAAACTTGACATCCTTTGTACAGTGTTAGACATCAGCGAACCTGTGTCAGAAATTGGAATGCTTTAACAAAAGCAATATGCTACATATATTTTCAGTGAATAAAAATGACAAAAATAGTTGAGATTGATGTGTTACTACCTATTCCGTCAGATGGCATTGGCCGCTCAGTTGTGAAACCTAGCCTTGTTGCAGTAGTGCCGTCCATAGGAGGTGAAATGCCAACCAAGTTAGACACGACATTTTGTAGCCAATCGATCTTCTTCTGTTGAGCTTCAAGTTGAGATTGTTGAGCCTCAATTTGAGTTTGTTGTGTAGCAACAATCTCCTTTGTAGAGGCCAATTCTTCCACTACATGCTGAGTTGAGCTTGATGCGCTTGAGTAAGCCCTTCTATTTGGTTTTGGTCCATGACCCCGACCTCTGATGTAACCATATGCCTTACCAAGCACATGCTCGCAAATCTGTTGCTCTGTTAAAGGTACTTCACCCTCCTCTATGGGTTCCTTTTGCTTCTGCAACATTTCTTCCTGCATTAATAATACAAGAAATGAAAGGCATTTACATTCTTAATTTCAGCAACATAATGATGTATTTAAAAGTACCCAAATTCACTATTAGTATAATGCAACACTAACAACTTTGAACCTATAATACCTAAATCAGAGCACCTTGATCATGTTCCTTCTCTGCCAGGCAATTGAAATCATATATTCCCGGTCCGGCCATCAAGCCCAACAGCCTGTGGAGGAGAATCGGGCACCGGTTTTGGATGGGCAACATGTTTTTAGATGAGTTACCTCTTGGGTTGCACGATAAGTGCCTCTTTTTCTCTCTGGTGATTTACAATCCATCCCAGTATTATCATAATACCAGTAGATTCTATTGTTGTAATATGCTGTCACCTATCTGGCATCCTGATCTCTTTCTTTCTGACACAAAATATTGCAGTCCAGGGGATGTGAAAGATGTTATATCTATTTATTTTTTACGGGAAGATGTTATATCTGTTGGCGCAGCTTCGATCTTGACGACGCAGCACGCCCGGGAACAACGAGGATGAAGCGGCCGAAATACGTCCGGAAGCTAATTTGTTTAGAAGCAAAACACACGACGGCCTACAGCTAAACTAGCTCGAAATTTGCGACATGCACACACGCCAGATTGATCTTTTTTTCCCCTCCGCCATGGCTTCCCTGTAGCTTTTCTCCTTTATATAGCTGATTACAAAGACTCCACGACTCATACGCACTGGTACTTCTAGGACCAAACGGCCTAAAACTCAAACACGTATATGAATGAAACTCTAAACTGACGTACATATGTTTGGAGTATCTAACAATATATATCTACTCAAGGATTAAACAGGTAAGTATTTCTACCCTACTATTGCTCATTTAATTGTTTTCATGTTCGTAGAATTAGGAAACAGTTCCATTAATTTTTTCAGTATGCTGTTTGCAGAAAATTATGCAAAGAAAGGCATAGCTCAGCTGACAGAAATATTTACACCTGGAACTTCTTTATGGTTTGAGTTGAATGACCTTTTTGAATTTCTTTATGGTTTTAGTTTTAGAAAATGTGACCAGCATAAGTTAAACAGAAATACTAAGTATTTTACTTTGCTGAGTCAGGGAGATTTCATGCACATCTCCCTAATAATAGTGCATCATCTACTACAGGTCATGAGAAAACAGGGCACTTCAAAGTTTGTACCTATGTCATGCACATGGTGAAACAGTTTCAAGCACGGTTAAAGCTCTAGCTATTATTTTTCTCTGTTTTAGTGGTCATTTCTCCCATTTCTTGCTCTCTAGTTCTCATTTGTATCTAAGTATTCTCATTGCTTAATCTCTCTCAACAGGAATTAATTTGTTACATGGTACTTACATGTTTATTCCTGGCATCTTCTGATGCCCATCCCTTCTTATCACTAGAGTAACACTCCTTGTATAGTCTGATATCGCCACAATTCTGATAATACAAGATTCAAAGTCAGAAGACATGAATATAAGATAGCTACAAGTTTCGATATTCTGCTTTCACCACAATTGTGACACAAGATAAAGATAAGTAATAGTGACTTACTAATTCATGTTGAACCGCTACAAATGACTTTGTTCCCTTCTTGTGAACATAAGGTAGGTTTGAGCGGTTAGCCTTCCCAATTGTGGACCGTTTCTGCATATGGTAGTATTCTGTAAACAAATAAGGCATGGTTGAGTGATAAAGATAGATGCAAAACTGTTGACATCCATTCAAAGACTACCATACCTTAAATTCTTCTGTTTCAAAATGATCACAGAGACAAATCCAGTCTCCAACTCTATTATCAATAAGGGGAGGATATGGATTGCTTCTAGCATCATCACCAGATTTTACATAATGTTCATAACACTTGTGACGGAAACTTTTGTAGCTTGAAGAGAATAGCAGATCCACACAGCCTTTGATATGATCTTGGGTGAAATCAAGATTGAACTTAAGCTACGAAGAAAGAACTCAAAGTTAAAACTACACATATTCTAAGTTCGAAAGTTTGATAATCTTACATACCTTTAGAAGTTCATACAACggctccttatcatcctcagtaaGACTATGCTACCCGGCACGTTGGATAGGTGCATGGTACCGTGTAAGAAGTCCAATCTctctggaaagtagttcattattTTCTCCAATAGGTCTTCTCTCTTCGGAGATGGTCAAGTTTAGTGGATGACCTGCCCTTTTGATCAAACGCTCCAAGCCCTTTCCCTTATTTATCCCACGCACCTTCCTGGATTTTGATGTTGAGGTACTCCCAGAATGTTGACCTTGAGATTGTGGGGCATTCCTTGGTGGGCGAACTGTTCGTCCAGGTCCCATCTGCCATAGAATTAAAAGAATGGAACAATACCCAGATTGTTTATATTAGAAAGATAGGGAAATCAGATTTGCTACGTCAACAGAAACAAACCACGAGTTACATAGTAATTAGATATGTTGTGGCAACATAAATAAATCATAAGTATCAATAGTAATCCGAAATAACCTGAAACAGGATACATATAGTCTGATATACACTAAAACATGACACCATTATTCTAATATAACCTGAAACGGGACACATGTAGTCTAACATAACCTGAAATAGGAGACATGTAACCCGATACAACACATATTATTCTACTACTCTGGTTCCTCTTCAAAATTATCCTGAGAGACATGGCTCTCCTTCAAAGATGCCAACTCTTTTGGATCAGTAACAATTTCTGGTGCAACATCATGTCGACACGAGACATTGCCTTCAAAAGTTTCATCGATGGAAACATTGGTAGCTTCCTCCTCTTGAAATGCAATATCTTCGCTAGCATCATCTTCATTGACTTGATTCCAAACCTCTGGATCGAAAAGATGGCGATGCGGAGCCTTCTGCACAACTAGCCAATCTCCCTTCAATTTTGTATCACGTACATAGAAGACTTGGCTCACTTGACTAGCTAGTACAAAGGAGTCATCTTGGTACCACTTGCTTCCTATATTAACACTAACAAAGTCGTCATCGATCCTCACAGGCTTGTTACTCTCTAAATCATACCATTCACACTCAAATAAAGCAACATGTCGATCATTGGGGTAATTCAGGACATATATATTTTTAAGAATACCATAATATGTGATATTTTGCCCCTTATGTTGGCCCTCTGTGCACACACCACTATTCTGACTTTTACGACCATCTTCACGCTCCTTTGTCAAGAATCTAACACCACCAACAATGCATCCTAAGAATTTGTGTACTCTCTTATGCGGTCCAATTGCCAACGCATACAAACAGTCAGACACTAGGGATGCTCCTTGGTTGCGCAGATTGATCACCTAAATTCCACAAGTAATGCAAGTTAACTCATGGAAGCCATTGCCTGGATTGGTGTAGCATGATTGGCGAAGCCATTGCAAGTTAACTCAAGTAATAGCATGAACTTACTCTTTGGCGCAGCCATGAACCAAACTGTTCATGTTGCCTATTTTCAATATTATCCGCACCTTCAGCCAGTAGGGCATCCTCATGCTCACTAGAAAGAAATGTCGAGGGATGAGTTTCTAACTAGTTGAGGATGTATAATTATAACTTAAAGTTTATAACATGTATACTTACTATAGGTATTCTTGTAGTTCCTCACAATTATTTAGCACATACCAAGACAGAGAATCATACTGATCTTGTGTTAACATAAGGTCATCCCTATGGCCAAAAGCACGGAAACTAGTTGAGAATACCGAGAAACGATCAAGTGGTTGTCTCTCCCCATCAAAATTCCGCTCTTGTCTATTGAACCTTGTCTCAATTCCATGTAGATACATGGAGCAGCATGTTGAGCACTCCTTCATAACATAAGCTTCAGCAATTGAACCCTCTGGGTGTGCCCTATTGCTCACCATGCCTTTCAAAGTACCAAGGAACCTGCAGCCCAAATTTTCTTACTACAACACATTTCTACACACTAATAGAACTGTAGAAGGGTGGAAGGACTAATGTGATGAAGAACACACTACCTTTCAATGAAGAACATCCATCTGTATTGTACAGGACCTCCAAGCCTTGCTTGCTGTGGTAGATGCACTGCTAAGTGCACGCTAATATCAAAGAATGCAGGTGGGAGAATCATTTCTAGTTTGCACAATACAATTACTATTTGTTGTTCCAACTTATCCAAGATATCCAGCTTCAATGTCTTGGAGCATAATTGGCGGAAAAAACTACCAAGCTGCAGAAGTGCATCACAGATATCTTTGTGCAGAAATCCTCGCATTCCAATCGGGAGTattctctgaagaagaatatggtaGTCGTGTGTCTTCAGCCCAGTTATTTTCCCATCTTTACTTATACCTTTTGATATATTTGCAGCAAATCCATCTGGGAAGCAAATAGATTCTAGAAATTGCAGAAACTCAAGTTTCTCATCTCTGGTTAATGTGTACCATGCATGATGCTTTTCTATGCTACTTCCCGTATCATTCAAGTGTAGATCTGCTCTGATATTCATGTCTTCTAAGTCCTTGCGGGTCTTAAGTGTGTCCTTGGACTTGCCATCTATGTTTAATAAAGTCCCAAATAAGCTCTCACAAATGTTCTTTTCAATGTGCATGACATCAAGATTGTGTGGCAATTTCAGATCCTTCCAATATGGTAGCTCAAACAAGATGCTCATCTTTGTGAAATTTTTCCCTGGCATGTCCTTTGAAGATGCCTTCTTTTTCTTATTTCCAGGATGTTTTCCGTATTTGAAGCCCTGGAGATGATCTAACTTCTGCAGCAATTCAAAAATGCCTTTCCCAGATAGTTGTTTTGGTGGCCCATTGTAGAATACCCAAATACTGAAGCTAGTGCTGGAAGGTCGTGAATAGTCCATAGCAATACTGCACGCATATTGAAAGTACCTCCTTCAACAGCGTCGAAAGTAACAACTCCTGGATTAAATAATTGCTTTAGTTCTTCTACCAGTGGCCTCAAATACACATCAATGTCCCTTCCTGGTGACTTCTTCCCAGGGATCAATAATGTCATGAGCAGGAAGGGCTCTTTCATGCTTCTCCATGGAGGCAAGTTATACACAACTACAATGACAGGCCACACACTATATGAGCTACTCATAATTCCAAATGGATTGAAACCATCGGTGCCAACCCCGAGCCGCAAATGGCGAGGGTCTTCATCCAGCCAGGGATATTTCTTATCCATATGTTTCCAAGCATCGCCATCCGGAGGACCCCTCAACACATTTGGTTCGACAACTCTCTTATCCCTATGATAACGCAAATCTGAagctatttccttgttcatgaacaGCCGTTGTAATCTAGGGATTAAGGGAAAGTAGCGCAACACTTTCTGAGGTACTCGCTTCCCCTTGCCCTTTTGTGTCTTCCACCTCGATTCCTTGCAAACTGGGCACTCGTCCTTGTCCTCATGCTCCTTCCAGAATAGAACACAATCATTTTTGCAAGCATCAATACTTTCATAACCTAGCCCTAGATCTCTCAGCATCTTCTTTGCTTCGTAGTACGTGGCTGGAAGCGGGTTACCGGCTGGCAAAGCCTCCTTCTGAAGCTTGAGTAACATGTCAAAAGATTTGTTGCTCCAATGGTTAAGATCTTTGAGGTGTACCAGCTTTAAAACAAAGGATAGCACCGAGTGACCTTTGCAGCCCGGGTACAGCTCACGTTGTGCACTTCTGAGCAAGCCGTCAAATCTGGTTGATGACTCATTGGGCTCCGGAATGCTACCTCCAGCAGGATTATGGTTATCTTGCTCGTCAACCCCAACCGTGGCTCTATGGATATCTCCTAGCAGATCTTGGACCATATCAAATCCATCAAAATCATCAACATCTTCCTCATCTTCAAGTGACTCATCAACTTGGTCTTCATCATTGCTAACTTGTTCTCCATGGAATACCCATTTTGTGTACGAAGTTTGTATACCATACAATAACAAATGGGTTCGAACTTGACTAACACTCTGCTGACTTATATTCATACAAGTTTCACAAGGGCAACGCATCTTATCATTGCCGTTGTTATGTTGACAAGCAAAATCAATGAATGCATTCACCCCTGAAACGTAATCGCTTGAAAACCTATCAGGCAACCTCATCCAACTCTTATCCATACTCTATCTTTTCCTGCACAAGCACTCTACAAGTGAACCAAAATAGTACTAGAAATGTAAAATATAACAACATAACCACATTACCTACAATATACAAGGAACTGTATAATGTTGTACTAGAATATAATATCACAGCAGCAACAGTCCAAGGAACTGTATAATGTTGTACTAGAATTGTATACAAGGACAGTCTTCAAACATTCTACTACAACATTATACAAAGACAGCCTTCATAGAACAGTATATCCTTGGAAAACATTATACTACAAGTCCTAATGCTATAAACATTATATTCAAATCACAAAACCGAACTCTA
This genomic window contains:
- the LOC123158211 gene encoding uncharacterized protein, with amino-acid sequence MDKSWMRLPDRFSSDYVSGVNAFIDFACQHNNGNDKMRCPCETCMNISQQSVSQVRTHLLLYGIQTSYTKWVFHGEQVSNDEDQVDESLEDEEDVDDFDGFDMVQDLLGDIHRATVGVDEQDNHNPAGGSIPEPNESSTRFDGLLRSAQRELYPGCKGHSVLSFVLKLVHLKDLNHWSNKSFDMLLKLQKEALPAGNPLPATYYEAKKMLRDLGLGYESIDACKNDCVLFWKEHEDKDECPVCKESRWKTQKGKGKRVPQKVLRYFPLIPRLQRLFMNKEIASDLRYHRDKRVVEPNVLRGPPDGDAWKHMDKKYPWLDEDPRHLRLGVGTDGFNPFGIMSSSYSVWPVIVVVYNLPPWRSMKEPFLLMTLLIPGKKSPGRDIDVYLRPLVEELKQLFNPGVVTFDAVEGGTFNMRAVLLWTIHDLPALASKLDHLQGFKYGKHPGNKKKKASSKDMPGKNFTKMSILFELPYWKDLKLPHNLDVMHIEKNICESLFGTLLNIDGKSKDTLKTRKDLEDMNIRADLHLNDTGSSIEKHHAWYTLTRDEKLEFLQFLESICFPDGFAANISKGISKDGKITGLKTHDYHILLQRILPIGMRGFLHKDICDALLQLGSFFRQLCSKTLKLDILDKLEQQIVIVLCKLEMILPPAFFDISVHLAVHLPQQARLGGPVQYRWMFFIERFLGTLKGMVSNRAHPEGSIAEAYVMKECSTCCSMYLHGIETRFNRQERNFDGERQPLDRFSLETHPSTFLSSEHEDALLAEGADNIENRQHEQFGSWLRQRVINLRNQGASLVSDCLYALAIGPHKRVHKFLGCIVGGVRFLTKEREDGRKSQNSGVCTEGQHKGQNITYYGILKNIYVLNYPNDRHVALFECEWYDLESNKPVRIDDDFVSVNIGSKWYQDDSFVLASQVSQVFYVRDTKLKGDWLVVQKAPHRHLFDPEVWNQVNEDDASEDIAFQEEEATNVSIDETFEGNVSCRHDVAPEIVTDPKELASLKESHVSQDNFEEEPEWDLDEQFAHQGMPHNLKVNILGLKFNLDFTQDHIKGCVDLLFSSSYKSFRHKCYEHYVKSGDDARSNPYPPLIDNRVGDWICLCDHFETEEFKKRSTIGKANRSNLPYVHKKGTKSFVAVQHELNCGDIRLYKECYSSDKKGWASEDARNKHEEMLQKQKEPIEEGEVPLTEQQICEHVLGKAYGYIRGRGHGPKPNRRAYSSASSSTQHVVEELASTKEIVATQQTQIEAQQSQLEAQQKKIDWLQNVVSNLVGISPPMDGTTATRLGFTTERPMPSDGIGSLMSNTVQRMSSFPRSFASHLRPGYRPTPTSSDGNGSLVSDGGSRYS